In a single window of the Mustela nigripes isolate SB6536 chromosome 17, MUSNIG.SB6536, whole genome shotgun sequence genome:
- the LGALS7 gene encoding galectin-7 yields MAGSSNVPHKTSLPEGIRVGTVMRIRGVIPEKAGRFYVNLLCSEAPGSEAALHFNPRLDESAVVFNTLEQGTWGREERGSGIPFQHGQPFDVLLIATEEGFKAVVGDSEYHHFRYRIPPARVRLLEVGGDLQLDCVKIF; encoded by the exons ATGGCAGGGAGTTCT AACGTGCCCCACAAGACCTCGCTTCCTGAGGGCATCCGAGTGGGAACTGTTATGAGGATCCGTGGTGTCATCCCAGAAAAGGCTGGCAG GTTCTATGTGAACCTGCTGTGCAGCGAGGCCCCAGGGAGTGAGGCCGCCCTTCACTTCAATCCGCGCCTTGATGAGTCCGCTGTGGTCTTCAACACACTGGAGCAGGGCACTTGGGGCCGAGAGGAGCGCGGCTCAGGAATTCCCTTCCAGCACGGGCAACCTTTCGATGTGCTCCTCATTGCCACGGAAGAAGGCTTCAAG GCGGTGGTCGGCGACTCGGAGTACCACCACTTCCGCTACCGGATCCCGCCGGCGCGCGTGCGCCTCTTGGAGGTGGGCGGGGACCTGCAGCTGGATTGCGTGAAGATCTTCTGA